In Nocardioides sp. JQ2195, a genomic segment contains:
- a CDS encoding ABC transporter permease, with protein sequence MNLLKRLPHSLGLLLMVCALTYLMILLVPGDPAVTAAGENATNEQIAQTRERLGLNDHIVVQFGRWLGDALTGDLGHSLQGGASVSGLIVDRFPVTLGLALVSIIVSLLIAVPAAVVAATHKGSWIDRVITLVASAGIAIPTFWLGLMLVIVFSLYLRVLPSTGYVPFTESPTQWATFMVMPAITLAAAPAAEIARQLRASMIDILDQDYVRTATAKGLNRRSVVLKHTLKNAGVPAMTMVGLQLTFLLGGSVIVEQIFGIPGVGALAIKAVLQRDIPVIQGAVLVAAVSVLVVNLLIDSSYRFFNPKVR encoded by the coding sequence ATGAATCTCCTCAAGCGTTTGCCACACTCACTGGGCCTGTTGCTCATGGTGTGTGCACTCACCTACCTGATGATCCTGCTCGTTCCGGGTGACCCCGCGGTCACCGCTGCGGGCGAGAACGCAACCAACGAACAGATCGCGCAGACCCGCGAGCGCCTCGGCCTCAACGACCACATCGTCGTGCAGTTCGGCCGGTGGCTCGGGGACGCACTGACCGGCGACCTGGGCCACTCGCTCCAAGGTGGTGCCTCGGTCTCGGGCCTGATCGTCGATCGGTTCCCGGTCACCCTGGGCCTGGCCCTGGTGTCGATCATCGTCTCGCTGCTCATCGCCGTGCCGGCCGCGGTCGTCGCCGCCACCCACAAGGGCAGCTGGATCGACCGCGTGATCACGCTGGTGGCCAGCGCCGGCATCGCCATCCCGACCTTCTGGCTCGGCCTGATGCTGGTGATCGTCTTCTCGCTCTACCTCCGCGTGCTGCCGTCCACCGGCTACGTGCCCTTCACCGAGTCACCCACCCAGTGGGCGACGTTCATGGTGATGCCGGCCATCACGCTGGCCGCCGCCCCGGCCGCCGAGATCGCCCGTCAGCTGCGCGCCTCGATGATCGACATCCTCGACCAGGACTACGTCCGCACGGCCACCGCGAAGGGCCTGAACCGTCGCTCCGTGGTGCTCAAGCACACGCTGAAGAACGCCGGCGTCCCGGCGATGACGATGGTCGGCCTCCAGCTGACCTTCCTGCTCGGCGGGTCCGTGATCGTCGAGCAGATCTTCGGCATCCCGGGCGTCGGCGCCCTTGCCATCAAGGCGGTGCTGCAGCGCGACATCCCGGTCATCCAGGGTGCGGTGCTGGTTGCCGCGGTCTCGGTGCTGGTCGTCAACCTCCTGATCGACTCGTCCTACCGGTTCTTCAACCCCAAGGTGCGCTGA
- a CDS encoding ABC transporter permease, with product MSNTTAGTVEPPVDVWAEATAREVERSASATQKEATRRITPMRRFLIRFGKDRAGVVAVAFLALAGILAIVAPWLTPHDPNAQNLQGILQYPSSAHWLGTDDLGRDVLSRMMTGTRVSLVAAFQATSIAVVLGVPLGLVSGFFGGWVDRSIMFVNDAIMAMPGLLLAIAIVGMLGPGLTNAMIAIGIVFVPRILRIVRGSVMEIKEETYIEASRSIGTPTGRIIRQHVLRNVRSPLIVGISLLTGRAMLNEASLSFLGLGAQYPESSWGGMLGRAFPFVDRAPFLIVFPGIAIALVVLAFNMAGDSLRDSLGRETRKG from the coding sequence ATGAGCAACACAACTGCCGGAACCGTGGAACCGCCCGTCGACGTGTGGGCCGAGGCGACCGCACGCGAGGTCGAGCGCAGCGCCTCCGCCACCCAGAAGGAGGCGACCCGGCGGATCACGCCGATGCGGCGCTTCCTGATCCGCTTCGGCAAGGACCGTGCCGGGGTCGTGGCGGTGGCCTTCCTCGCCCTCGCCGGGATCCTCGCGATCGTCGCCCCGTGGCTGACCCCGCACGACCCGAACGCCCAGAACCTGCAGGGGATCCTGCAGTACCCCAGCAGCGCGCACTGGCTGGGCACCGACGACCTCGGTCGTGACGTGCTCTCGCGGATGATGACCGGCACCAGGGTCTCACTCGTGGCGGCATTCCAGGCCACCTCGATCGCGGTCGTCCTCGGCGTGCCGCTCGGTCTCGTCTCCGGGTTCTTCGGTGGTTGGGTCGACCGGTCGATCATGTTCGTCAACGACGCCATCATGGCGATGCCCGGCCTGCTCCTCGCGATCGCGATCGTCGGCATGCTCGGCCCCGGACTCACCAACGCGATGATCGCGATCGGCATCGTCTTCGTGCCCCGCATCCTGCGCATCGTCCGTGGCAGCGTCATGGAGATCAAGGAGGAGACCTACATCGAGGCCTCCCGCAGCATCGGCACCCCCACCGGTCGGATCATCCGCCAGCACGTGCTGCGCAACGTGCGCTCCCCGCTGATCGTCGGCATCTCGCTGCTCACCGGGCGGGCGATGCTCAACGAGGCCAGCCTGAGCTTCCTCGGCCTCGGCGCGCAGTATCCGGAGTCCAGCTGGGGCGGGATGCTCGGCCGCGCCTTCCCGTTCGTGGACCGCGCCCCGTTCCTGATCGTCTTCCCCGGCATTGCCATTGCCCTGGTCGTCCTCGCCTTCAACATGGCCGGCGACTCACTGCGTGACTCACTAGGTCGAGAGACGAGGAAGGGCTGA
- a CDS encoding ABC transporter ATP-binding protein, with the protein MTTMELPRTTPAPATTGSVEKAPIVSVENLSVEFVTDHGWQRVLNDVSLEIKPGKVLGVVGESGSGKSVSSLAIMGLLPKTGARISSGSIVVDGVDMRSLDEKQLSRIRGDQMAMIFQEPMTSLNPAFTIGEQIAETVRHHKKVSRKVAWKRAIESLDEVGIPNAAERVRRYPHEFSGGMRQRAMIAMAISCQPKVLIADEPTTALDVTIQDQILQLLRTMCEDHDLAMMFITHNMGVVADICDDVTVMYAGEIVERGEITELFDRPRHPYTEGLLRAVPNLYSRNELISIPGSTPAPWEMPTGCRFEPRCPYAVEACASEPLELHAVDGRLSRCLRTEELTLGRIK; encoded by the coding sequence ATGACCACCATGGAACTGCCCCGGACCACCCCTGCCCCGGCCACGACCGGCAGCGTCGAGAAGGCACCCATCGTCTCGGTGGAGAACCTCTCCGTCGAGTTCGTCACCGACCACGGGTGGCAGCGCGTGCTCAACGACGTCAGCCTCGAGATCAAGCCCGGCAAGGTCCTGGGCGTGGTCGGCGAGTCCGGCTCGGGCAAGAGCGTCTCCAGCCTGGCGATCATGGGCCTGCTGCCCAAGACCGGCGCCCGCATCTCCAGCGGCAGCATCGTGGTCGACGGGGTCGACATGCGATCCCTCGACGAGAAGCAGCTGAGCCGGATCCGCGGCGACCAGATGGCGATGATCTTCCAGGAGCCGATGACCAGCCTGAACCCGGCCTTCACCATCGGTGAGCAGATCGCCGAGACGGTGCGCCACCACAAGAAGGTCAGCCGCAAGGTCGCCTGGAAGCGCGCGATCGAGTCGCTCGACGAGGTCGGCATCCCCAACGCGGCCGAGCGGGTGCGCCGCTATCCGCACGAGTTCTCCGGCGGCATGCGGCAGCGGGCGATGATCGCGATGGCGATCTCGTGCCAGCCGAAGGTGCTGATCGCCGACGAGCCGACCACCGCCCTGGACGTGACGATCCAGGACCAGATCCTGCAGCTGCTGCGCACCATGTGCGAGGACCACGACCTGGCGATGATGTTCATCACCCACAACATGGGCGTGGTCGCCGACATCTGCGACGACGTCACGGTGATGTACGCCGGCGAGATCGTCGAGCGCGGTGAGATCACCGAGCTCTTCGACCGTCCGCGGCACCCCTACACCGAGGGCCTGCTGCGCGCCGTACCGAATCTCTACAGCCGCAACGAGCTCATCTCGATCCCCGGCTCCACCCCGGCCCCGTGGGAGATGCCGACCGGGTGCCGCTTCGAGCCCCGGTGCCCCTATGCGGTCGAGGCCTGCGCGAGCGAGCCGCTCGAGCTGCACGCCGTCGACGGTCGCCTCAGCCGGTGCCTGCGCACCGAGGAACTCACCCTTGGGAGGATCAAGTGA
- a CDS encoding ABC transporter ATP-binding protein, producing MTATSTTTARVLEVEDLRVSFWGRRKAFRAPTELRAVKGVSFGISRGETLGLVGESGSGKSTVARALMRLIEPTHGRVTLEGEEITQLKGKALRQARQDMQMVFQDPYSSLDPSIMVADSIAEPLEVHHGMRGKERDARVAELLELVGLAPHHAERYPYEFSGGQRQRLAIARALALNPSVVVCDEAVSALDVSTQNQIIRLLERLQEQFEMAYLFISHDLAVVRHISDRVAVMYFGQIVEMGDVEDVFQNPKHPYTAALLSAVPVADPVEQRNREKVPLTGEIPDIANPPAGCAFASRCPLATERCHTEAPEFRRVGDAQVACHYPLQSA from the coding sequence GTGACCGCCACGAGCACCACGACCGCGCGCGTGCTGGAAGTCGAAGACCTGCGGGTCAGCTTCTGGGGACGGCGCAAGGCGTTCCGGGCTCCCACCGAGCTGCGGGCCGTGAAGGGTGTCAGCTTCGGGATCTCCCGCGGGGAGACGCTCGGCCTGGTCGGCGAGTCGGGCTCCGGCAAGTCGACGGTCGCCCGCGCCCTGATGCGCCTGATCGAGCCGACGCACGGCCGGGTCACCCTCGAGGGCGAGGAGATCACCCAGCTGAAGGGCAAGGCGCTGCGACAGGCCCGGCAGGACATGCAGATGGTCTTCCAGGACCCGTACTCCTCCCTGGACCCCTCGATCATGGTCGCGGACAGCATCGCCGAGCCGCTCGAGGTGCACCACGGGATGCGCGGCAAGGAGCGTGACGCGCGGGTCGCCGAGCTGTTGGAGCTCGTCGGCCTGGCGCCGCACCACGCGGAGCGCTATCCCTATGAGTTCTCCGGCGGGCAGCGCCAGCGCCTGGCGATCGCGCGGGCGCTCGCGCTCAATCCCAGCGTGGTCGTGTGTGACGAGGCGGTCAGCGCCCTCGACGTCTCGACCCAGAACCAGATCATCCGCCTGCTCGAGCGGCTCCAGGAGCAGTTCGAGATGGCCTACCTGTTCATCTCGCACGACCTCGCCGTCGTCCGCCACATCTCCGACCGCGTTGCGGTGATGTATTTCGGCCAGATCGTGGAGATGGGGGACGTCGAGGACGTCTTCCAGAACCCCAAGCACCCTTACACCGCTGCCCTGCTCTCGGCCGTACCCGTGGCCGACCCGGTTGAGCAACGGAATCGGGAGAAGGTTCCCCTGACCGGGGAGATTCCCGACATCGCCAACCCGCCCGCGGGCTGTGCCTTCGCCTCCAGGTGCCCTCTGGCCACCGAGCGTTGTCACACCGAGGCCCCCGAGTTCCGCCGGGTCGGCGACGCCCAGGTGGCGTGCCACTACCCCCTGCAGTCCGCCTGA
- a CDS encoding ABC transporter substrate-binding protein, translating to MSRRFTLGRWLVIGLAAMALLFTACSPPPAAESDAPAADAKTDPDAVLRFAYANAPGTLDPHVVNTAFANVPLFQIFDRLVHMDTAGEAVPGLAESWEWSEDGKVLTLKLREGVTFHDGEPFNADAVKKNIERAKTVEASFVANDLASIDSVKAVDDSTVELHLNAPDVGLVLKLSDRAGAMISPKTMTGDAVNLHPAGTGMYKVAEDYKVGVELRTEKFDGYWGPEAQKLAGIEMTFNADTTAILNAIRSDSVDAGYLREPEIDTAKSAGLQVVQGYDLGFGNILMNPDLTPALKDERVRMAVNLAIDRQSLVDGVLFGHGKVTNQPFPGGYFAHNDDVPQYDYDPEAAKELLKEAGFPNGFTWPIHNVPGPGTRINEAVAGQLEKVGIKVKVLETEAAAVGAMYSVEKTAPALNVRWTGRPDPTATLDLVFMPGGSNNPSGLASKKAIELNEQQRAESDDAKRAELLQELSAELVEHPPASNIVLFQSVTATGANNKVVGLDAYISGKIEFRGVGMTEG from the coding sequence GTGTCCAGACGATTCACCCTTGGCCGTTGGCTGGTCATCGGACTGGCAGCGATGGCCTTGCTGTTCACAGCCTGCAGCCCGCCGCCGGCCGCCGAGTCCGACGCCCCGGCAGCGGATGCCAAGACCGACCCCGACGCGGTGCTCCGCTTCGCCTACGCCAACGCGCCCGGAACCCTTGACCCGCACGTGGTCAACACGGCCTTCGCCAACGTGCCGCTGTTCCAGATCTTCGACCGCCTCGTGCACATGGACACCGCCGGCGAGGCCGTGCCCGGTCTGGCCGAGTCATGGGAGTGGTCGGAGGACGGCAAGGTCCTGACCCTGAAGCTGCGCGAGGGCGTCACCTTCCACGACGGCGAGCCGTTCAACGCCGACGCGGTCAAGAAGAACATCGAGCGGGCGAAGACCGTCGAGGCCTCCTTCGTGGCCAACGACCTCGCCAGCATCGACTCGGTGAAGGCCGTCGACGACTCCACCGTGGAGCTGCACCTGAACGCTCCCGACGTGGGTCTCGTGCTGAAGCTCAGCGACCGCGCCGGCGCCATGATCAGCCCGAAGACGATGACCGGCGACGCGGTCAACCTGCACCCGGCGGGCACGGGGATGTACAAGGTCGCCGAGGACTACAAGGTGGGCGTCGAGCTCAGAACCGAGAAGTTCGACGGCTACTGGGGCCCCGAGGCCCAGAAGCTGGCCGGCATCGAGATGACCTTCAACGCTGACACCACGGCCATCCTCAACGCGATCCGCAGCGACAGCGTCGACGCCGGCTACCTGCGTGAGCCGGAGATCGACACGGCCAAGTCGGCAGGGCTCCAGGTCGTGCAGGGTTATGACCTCGGTTTCGGCAACATCCTGATGAACCCCGACCTGACGCCGGCGCTCAAGGACGAGCGCGTCCGGATGGCCGTCAACCTGGCCATCGACCGGCAGTCGCTGGTGGACGGTGTCCTCTTCGGCCACGGCAAGGTGACCAACCAGCCGTTCCCCGGGGGCTACTTCGCGCACAACGACGACGTGCCGCAGTATGACTACGACCCGGAGGCCGCCAAGGAGCTGCTCAAGGAAGCCGGCTTCCCCAACGGCTTCACCTGGCCGATCCACAACGTGCCCGGCCCGGGCACGCGCATCAACGAGGCCGTCGCCGGTCAGCTCGAGAAGGTCGGCATCAAGGTCAAGGTCCTCGAGACCGAGGCCGCTGCGGTCGGCGCGATGTACTCGGTCGAGAAGACCGCTCCCGCGCTCAACGTGCGCTGGACCGGTCGCCCCGACCCGACCGCGACGCTCGACCTGGTCTTCATGCCCGGTGGCTCGAACAACCCGAGCGGCCTGGCGTCGAAGAAGGCCATCGAGCTCAACGAGCAGCAGCGTGCCGAGAGCGACGACGCGAAGCGTGCCGAGCTGCTCCAGGAGCTGTCGGCCGAGCTCGTCGAGCACCCGCCGGCCAGCAACATCGTGCTGTTCCAGTCGGTCACCGCGACCGGTGCGAACAACAAGGTGGTCGGTCTCGACGCCTACATCAGCGGAAAGATCGAATTCCGCGGCGTGGGCATGACCGAAGGCTGA
- a CDS encoding HNH endonuclease signature motif containing protein — translation MFDSSHAPTLEQAAPVAEERLDASTVAAWTEASSRIHVDAHDDTARIDAINAIEVLKCALAAAQADLAVDFDESMRQKAADQGIAKERQGRGIAEQIGLARRESGHRGQRHLGLAKVLRSEMPYTLAAFRTGRITEWGATRLAQETACLEVEDRATIDAELAGDPQKLEKLSEKEIGDQARKRASQLDPASVARRRAKAEKDRRVSIRPAPDTMTFLTGHLPVGQGVAVFASLRKAADAAILDGDERNRGQIMADTLVERVTGQTTAPATPVAVTLVVANATLLGDDNAPAHLDGHGSIPADLARSLVGNSLAADLKTWIRKLYADRNGRLIGMENKSRLVPKALANVLRLRDGGFCRNLWCDAPIRHIDHATGAAVGGPTSAENLQGLCEACNYAKQAPGWSAAGSHPPDERHQVTTVTPTGHRYTATAPPLPTRSATPPRLRPVTVEIHHRPDLKLDFAA, via the coding sequence ATGTTCGACTCATCCCATGCGCCCACCCTGGAGCAGGCCGCTCCCGTCGCTGAGGAGCGCCTGGACGCGTCGACAGTTGCCGCGTGGACCGAAGCATCATCCCGCATCCACGTTGACGCACACGACGACACAGCGCGCATCGATGCGATCAACGCCATCGAGGTGTTGAAGTGTGCGCTCGCCGCAGCCCAGGCAGACCTCGCTGTCGACTTCGACGAGTCCATGCGCCAGAAGGCCGCGGACCAGGGCATTGCCAAGGAGCGTCAGGGCCGCGGCATCGCCGAACAGATCGGCCTCGCCCGACGCGAGTCCGGTCACCGCGGCCAGCGACACCTCGGGCTGGCCAAGGTGCTGCGCAGCGAGATGCCCTACACGCTCGCCGCCTTCCGCACCGGCCGCATCACCGAGTGGGGCGCGACCCGGCTCGCCCAGGAGACCGCCTGCCTCGAGGTCGAAGACCGCGCCACCATCGATGCAGAGCTGGCCGGAGACCCACAGAAGCTCGAGAAGCTCTCCGAGAAGGAGATCGGCGACCAGGCCCGCAAGCGCGCCAGCCAACTCGATCCCGCATCCGTCGCCCGCCGCCGCGCCAAGGCCGAGAAGGACCGGCGGGTCAGCATCCGCCCGGCCCCCGACACGATGACCTTTCTGACCGGCCACCTGCCCGTGGGCCAGGGCGTCGCCGTCTTCGCCTCCCTCAGGAAGGCCGCCGACGCTGCCATCCTAGACGGGGACGAGCGCAACCGCGGCCAGATCATGGCCGACACCCTCGTCGAGCGGGTCACCGGCCAGACCACCGCTCCCGCGACCCCCGTCGCCGTCACCCTCGTCGTCGCCAACGCCACCCTGCTCGGTGACGACAACGCCCCCGCTCACCTCGACGGCCACGGCTCGATTCCCGCCGACCTCGCCCGCAGCCTCGTGGGCAACAGCCTCGCCGCCGACCTCAAGACCTGGATCCGCAAGCTGTACGCCGACCGCAACGGTCGCCTGATCGGCATGGAGAACAAGTCGCGGCTCGTCCCGAAGGCGTTGGCCAACGTGCTCCGCCTCAGAGACGGCGGTTTCTGCCGCAACCTCTGGTGCGATGCGCCGATCCGCCACATCGACCATGCCACCGGCGCCGCCGTGGGCGGTCCGACCAGCGCGGAGAACCTGCAGGGCCTCTGCGAGGCCTGCAACTACGCCAAGCAGGCCCCCGGCTGGTCCGCCGCCGGCTCGCATCCACCGGACGAGCGACATCAGGTCACCACGGTCACTCCGACCGGGCACCGCTACACCGCAACGGCCCCTCCGCTTCCCACAAGATCGGCCACGCCACCTCGACTGCGCCCCGTCACCGTCGAGATCCACCACCGTCCCGACCTCAAGCTCGACTTCGCCGCCTGA
- a CDS encoding ANTAR domain-containing protein produces MSDDLSHERHTRLEEWQTAIRDDSEVAGTDRERAEIVALQADVADLHRALESQPVIDQAKGILMARFRLDAEAAFAVLTRLSQDRNIKVREISLAMVEIVSGTSPTDVEPSEAEAVAREVLGPVSEDSGPISSIIE; encoded by the coding sequence ATGAGCGACGACTTGTCGCACGAACGTCACACCCGTCTTGAGGAGTGGCAGACCGCGATTCGCGACGACAGCGAGGTCGCCGGCACGGACCGTGAGCGGGCGGAGATCGTCGCGCTCCAGGCAGACGTCGCCGACCTCCACCGGGCCTTGGAGAGCCAGCCGGTCATCGACCAGGCGAAGGGCATCCTGATGGCCCGCTTCCGCCTCGACGCGGAAGCCGCATTCGCCGTGCTCACCCGGCTCTCGCAGGACCGCAACATCAAGGTCCGGGAGATCTCGCTGGCCATGGTGGAGATCGTGAGCGGCACGTCCCCGACAGACGTGGAGCCCTCGGAAGCCGAGGCCGTCGCGAGGGAAGTGCTGGGCCCGGTGTCGGAGGACTCCGGTCCGATCAGCTCGATCATCGAGTAG
- a CDS encoding GAF and ANTAR domain-containing protein: MVPPLEETREQSESFGLLESLMLTADGIEAFLQELVGRSSTLIEPAMSCGITTQYDGQPLTVASSDSKAAALDEAQYALDEGPCLHSMRTAQVVDLADVEEAARWPQFLKEARNQGLQSSLSLPLMVQQKSIGALNLYSFDTAHDFGSGTRKEAEVFAAQASTALFLALRQIRSDQTAQQLEQALTHRSVIDQALGIVMGQQGCSADEAFALLRTHSQNNNKKLRFVAEELVARTVARRTS, encoded by the coding sequence ATGGTTCCGCCTCTGGAAGAAACCCGCGAGCAGTCCGAGTCCTTCGGCCTGCTGGAGAGCCTGATGCTCACCGCCGACGGCATCGAGGCCTTCCTCCAGGAGCTGGTCGGGCGCAGCAGCACGCTGATCGAGCCGGCGATGTCGTGCGGCATCACCACGCAGTACGACGGCCAGCCGCTCACCGTCGCCTCGAGCGACAGCAAGGCTGCCGCGCTCGACGAGGCGCAGTACGCGCTCGACGAAGGGCCCTGCCTGCACTCGATGCGCACGGCGCAGGTGGTCGACCTGGCCGACGTCGAGGAAGCAGCGCGGTGGCCACAGTTCCTGAAGGAGGCGCGCAATCAGGGCCTGCAGTCGTCGTTGAGCCTGCCGCTGATGGTGCAGCAGAAGTCGATCGGCGCGCTGAATCTCTACAGCTTCGACACCGCCCACGACTTCGGCTCCGGCACCCGCAAGGAGGCGGAGGTGTTCGCCGCACAGGCCTCCACCGCACTGTTCCTCGCGCTGCGCCAGATCCGCAGCGACCAGACCGCCCAGCAGCTGGAGCAGGCACTCACCCACCGATCGGTGATCGACCAGGCCCTCGGGATCGTGATGGGCCAGCAGGGGTGCAGCGCCGACGAGGCCTTCGCCTTGCTGCGCACGCACTCGCAGAACAACAACAAGAAACTGCGTTTCGTCGCCGAAGAATTGGTGGCCCGCACCGTTGCTCGACGTACGTCGTGA
- a CDS encoding acyl-CoA dehydrogenase family protein produces MDFTPSPKATETSENMWDFMREHVFPAEPVWAAHLVEHGQHTTPPVIEDLKAEAKRRGLWNLFLPDLSGLSNLEYATIAEISGWSPVIAPEAINCQAPDTGNMETLELFATDEQRKQWLEPLLDGRIRSAFAMTEPDVASSDATNITTSITRDGDDYVINGRKWWITGVADERCEIFIVMGKTDPGAETHRQQSMILVPRATPGLTIERHLPVFGYQDQHGHSQLLFEDVRVPATNLLAGEGDGFAIAQARLGPGRIHHAMRAIGMAERALALMVDRAKNRVAFGQHLADYANVQDHIANSRIEIDQARLLVLNAAWLIDQHGAKGAKTEISEIKVAAPAVALAVIDRAIEVFGAMGVSDDTVLAGFYAWARVLRIVDGPDAVHRRTIARHELKRTPPHVG; encoded by the coding sequence ATGGACTTCACCCCCTCCCCCAAGGCCACCGAGACCAGCGAGAACATGTGGGACTTCATGCGTGAGCATGTCTTCCCCGCCGAGCCCGTCTGGGCAGCACACCTGGTCGAGCACGGCCAACACACCACCCCGCCGGTGATCGAGGACCTCAAGGCCGAGGCCAAGCGCCGCGGGCTGTGGAACCTCTTCCTGCCCGATCTCTCGGGCCTGTCCAACCTCGAGTACGCCACCATCGCGGAGATCTCGGGCTGGTCGCCTGTGATCGCACCCGAGGCGATCAACTGCCAGGCGCCCGACACCGGCAACATGGAGACCCTCGAGCTCTTCGCCACCGACGAACAACGCAAGCAGTGGCTCGAGCCCCTCCTCGACGGCAGGATCCGCTCCGCCTTCGCGATGACCGAACCCGACGTCGCCTCCTCCGACGCCACCAACATCACCACCTCGATCACCCGCGACGGCGACGACTACGTCATCAACGGCCGCAAGTGGTGGATCACCGGCGTCGCCGACGAACGCTGCGAGATCTTCATCGTGATGGGCAAGACCGACCCCGGCGCCGAGACCCACCGCCAGCAGTCCATGATCCTGGTTCCCCGCGCCACCCCCGGGCTCACCATCGAGCGCCACCTGCCTGTCTTCGGCTACCAGGACCAGCACGGCCACTCCCAGCTCCTGTTCGAGGACGTCCGTGTCCCCGCGACCAACCTGCTCGCCGGCGAGGGCGACGGATTCGCCATCGCCCAGGCCCGCCTCGGCCCCGGACGCATCCACCACGCCATGCGCGCCATCGGCATGGCCGAACGCGCCCTCGCCCTCATGGTCGACCGCGCCAAGAACCGCGTCGCCTTCGGCCAACACCTCGCCGACTACGCCAACGTCCAGGACCACATCGCCAACTCGCGCATCGAGATCGACCAGGCCCGCCTCCTCGTGCTCAACGCCGCGTGGCTCATCGACCAGCACGGCGCCAAGGGCGCCAAGACCGAGATCTCCGAGATCAAGGTCGCCGCCCCAGCGGTCGCACTCGCCGTCATCGACCGCGCCATCGAGGTCTTCGGCGCCATGGGCGTCTCCGACGACACCGTCCTCGCAGGCTTCTACGCCTGGGCCCGCGTCCTGCGCATCGTCGACGGCCCCGACGCCGTCCACCGCCGCACCATCGCCCGCCACGAGCTCAAGCGCACCCCGCCCCACGTCGGCTGA
- a CDS encoding phosphotransferase family protein: MSRSVDDLVRLDRLGPALAHATGDDAWLQATAELISGGKSNLTFTLTSAAGEFILRRPPTGDLLPSAHDMGREARVQSALAGTDVPVARIVLHDEGELIGIGCYVMEKVPGHVIRGVLPAGFAATHPEREQMAFAFVDTLAALHAVDHEAVGLGDYGRPAGFMERQVRRWAGQWEATRTHDVPEIDELGRRLAKQVPDQLRSTIVHGDFRLDNVVHDAADPSRINAVLDWELSTLGDPLTDLGLLMLFWRSSTEPELSLIPGITHLPGFPDRDALLERYAASSGADLSDMGYYQAFAHFKFAVIAQGVAARSAAGDMGGQDFGNLDDQILGLAQAGLHHI; encoded by the coding sequence GTGTCGCGCAGCGTTGACGACCTGGTCCGACTGGACCGACTGGGGCCTGCCCTGGCCCACGCCACCGGCGACGACGCGTGGCTGCAGGCCACCGCGGAGCTGATCAGTGGCGGCAAGTCCAACCTCACCTTCACCCTCACCAGCGCTGCGGGTGAATTCATCCTGCGCCGCCCACCCACCGGCGACCTGCTGCCCAGTGCCCACGACATGGGGCGCGAGGCGCGGGTCCAGTCCGCCCTCGCCGGCACCGACGTCCCGGTCGCGCGGATCGTCCTGCACGACGAGGGCGAGCTGATCGGCATCGGTTGCTATGTGATGGAGAAGGTCCCGGGCCATGTCATCCGCGGCGTGCTCCCCGCCGGCTTTGCCGCCACCCACCCCGAACGCGAGCAGATGGCCTTCGCGTTCGTGGACACCCTCGCCGCCTTGCACGCCGTCGACCACGAGGCAGTGGGGCTCGGTGACTACGGCCGACCGGCGGGCTTCATGGAGCGCCAGGTCCGCCGCTGGGCCGGACAGTGGGAGGCCACCCGCACCCACGACGTACCCGAGATCGACGAGCTCGGCCGACGCCTCGCCAAGCAGGTCCCCGACCAGCTGCGCAGCACCATCGTGCACGGCGACTTCCGTCTCGACAACGTCGTCCACGACGCCGCCGACCCCTCCCGGATCAACGCCGTGCTCGACTGGGAGCTGTCCACCCTCGGCGACCCGCTCACCGACCTCGGCCTGCTGATGCTCTTCTGGCGCAGCTCCACCGAGCCCGAGCTGAGCCTGATCCCCGGCATCACCCACCTGCCCGGCTTCCCCGACCGCGACGCCCTGCTCGAGCGGTACGCCGCCAGCTCCGGCGCCGACCTCTCCGACATGGGCTACTACCAGGCCTTCGCCCACTTCAAGTTCGCCGTCATCGCCCAGGGCGTGGCCGCCCGATCCGCCGCCGGCGACATGGGCGGACAGGACTTCGGCAACCTCGACGACCAGATCCTCGGCCTGGCCCAGGCCGGCCTCCACCACATCTGA